One part of the Caloenas nicobarica isolate bCalNic1 chromosome 38, bCalNic1.hap1, whole genome shotgun sequence genome encodes these proteins:
- the LOC136001211 gene encoding transforming growth factor beta-1-induced transcript 1 protein-like isoform X2, with protein MEDLDALLADLEMTSRLARPPSPPGGDIPPPRPPPPYGHVPGGDTEQLYSSVWRPRPPRAPPALGQLERLLRDLDGTQGGTAAELQPHVPPTKTPELPPPPSFGASPPRNLGAPPTSATQELDRLMASLADFNLHPPPPQKTGVPAGGNLEELLVTLEQDLTRRGVPTQDKGVCGGCRQPIVGKEVVTALGHTWHPQHFCCAHCGKPLGDQGFLEQDGRPFCPHDFSRLFSPRCLGCSGPVLAEFVAAMGGLWHPRCFVCQECSSPFPSGTFFEDNGRPVCERHRRVSPVSPGSPAPGPSVPAAQRGQ; from the exons ATGGAGGACCTGG ACGCCCTATTGGCTGACCTGGAGATGACGTCACGGCTGGCGcgccccccttccccccccggTGGGGACATTCCCCCCCCCCGGCCACCACCCCCCTACGGTCAC GtgccggggggggacacggagcaGCTTTACAG CTCGGTTtggaggccccgccccccccgggccccgcccgcTCTGGGGCAGCTCGAGCGCCTCCTGCGGGACCTGGACGGCACCCAGGGGGGAACCGCAG cCGAACTCCAGCCCCACGTGCCCCCCACGAAGACCCCGGAGCTTCCACCTCCCCCCAGCTTTGGGGCGTCCCCCCCCCG AAATTTGGGGGCACCCCCCACGTCGGCCACGCAAGAGCTGGACCGTTTGATGGCCTCACTCGCCGACTTCAACCTTCACCCCCCT cccccccaaaaaacgGGGGTTCCTGCGGGGGGGAaccttgaggagctgctggtgacGCTGGAGCAGGACCTGACGCGTCGGGGGGTCCCCACCCAGGACAAGGGGGTTTGTGGGGGTTGCCGGCAGCCAATCGTGGGcaag GAGGTGGTGACGGCGCTGGGACACACGTGGCACCCCCAGCACTTCTGCTGCGCCCACTGCGGAAAACCCCTGGGGGACCAGG GGTTCCTGGAGCAGGACGGACGTCCCTTCTGTCCCCACGACTTCTCCCGCCTCTTCTCCCCGCGCTGTCTCGGCTGCTCGGGTCCCGTCCTGGCCGAGTTCGTGGCCGCCATGGGGGGGTTGTGGCACCCCCGGTGCTTCGTCTGCCAG gagtgctcctcccccttccccagcgGCACCTTCTTCGAGGACAACGGGCGCCCCGTCTGCGAGCGGCACCGCCgcgtgtccccagtgtccccgggGTCCCCAGCGCCGGGTCCCAGTGTCCCCGCTGCTCAACGTGGACAATAA
- the LOC136001211 gene encoding transforming growth factor beta-1-induced transcript 1 protein-like isoform X1 gives MEDLDALLADLEMTSRLARPPSPPGGDIPPPRPPPPYGHVPGGDTEQLYSSVWRPRPPRAPPALGQLERLLRDLDGTQGGTAAELQPHVPPTKTPELPPPPSFGASPPRNLGAPPTSATQELDRLMASLADFNLHPPPPQKTGVPAGGNLEELLVTLEQDLTRRGVPTQDKGVCGGCRQPIVGKALVALGRPWHPEHLVCGHCGEALGGSPFLERGGVPYCPPDYGRLFAPKCARCHQPVLQEVVTALGHTWHPQHFCCAHCGKPLGDQGFLEQDGRPFCPHDFSRLFSPRCLGCSGPVLAEFVAAMGGLWHPRCFVCQECSSPFPSGTFFEDNGRPVCERHRRVSPVSPGSPAPGPSVPAAQRGQ, from the exons ATGGAGGACCTGG ACGCCCTATTGGCTGACCTGGAGATGACGTCACGGCTGGCGcgccccccttccccccccggTGGGGACATTCCCCCCCCCCGGCCACCACCCCCCTACGGTCAC GtgccggggggggacacggagcaGCTTTACAG CTCGGTTtggaggccccgccccccccgggccccgcccgcTCTGGGGCAGCTCGAGCGCCTCCTGCGGGACCTGGACGGCACCCAGGGGGGAACCGCAG cCGAACTCCAGCCCCACGTGCCCCCCACGAAGACCCCGGAGCTTCCACCTCCCCCCAGCTTTGGGGCGTCCCCCCCCCG AAATTTGGGGGCACCCCCCACGTCGGCCACGCAAGAGCTGGACCGTTTGATGGCCTCACTCGCCGACTTCAACCTTCACCCCCCT cccccccaaaaaacgGGGGTTCCTGCGGGGGGGAaccttgaggagctgctggtgacGCTGGAGCAGGACCTGACGCGTCGGGGGGTCCCCACCCAGGACAAGGGGGTTTGTGGGGGTTGCCGGCAGCCAATCGTGGGcaag GCTCTGGTGGCTTTGGGGCGGCCCTGGCACCCCGAACATCTGGTGTGTGGGCACTGCGGGGAGGCCCTGGGTGGGTCCCCGTTTCTGGAGCGGGGGGGGGTCCCCTATTGCCCCCCCGACTACGGGCGCCTCTTCGCCCCCAAATGCGCCCGGTGCCACCAGCCCGTGCTGCAG GAGGTGGTGACGGCGCTGGGACACACGTGGCACCCCCAGCACTTCTGCTGCGCCCACTGCGGAAAACCCCTGGGGGACCAGG GGTTCCTGGAGCAGGACGGACGTCCCTTCTGTCCCCACGACTTCTCCCGCCTCTTCTCCCCGCGCTGTCTCGGCTGCTCGGGTCCCGTCCTGGCCGAGTTCGTGGCCGCCATGGGGGGGTTGTGGCACCCCCGGTGCTTCGTCTGCCAG gagtgctcctcccccttccccagcgGCACCTTCTTCGAGGACAACGGGCGCCCCGTCTGCGAGCGGCACCGCCgcgtgtccccagtgtccccgggGTCCCCAGCGCCGGGTCCCAGTGTCCCCGCTGCTCAACGTGGACAATAA